CGCAATAAAGATAATGAACCCAGCAATAAGGGCAAAAATTCCGAGTTCGGCTGAACTTCCAATTGTCCAAATGCCAAATGATGATACCATTCCGCCAGCAATTGCCCCACCTGTCATAATCAGAGCTTGATAAAGCGCATCGCCTGGCGCCCTGCCAGCAATAACCTTTGAAGTTACGCCATCAATTGTGGCAAAATACATTCTCTCCTTGTATTTGTATCTCGCAATCCATATGGGGTAATAGATTAGCATGAAGGATTTTGGTATCACATGCATCTTGTGAAATGTTATATTATCAACTCCTGCGCTTCTTATTGCATCCTGTCTTATTTTCTCAATGCCTGAATTAAATGCATCGGTTTTTGAAGTTGTTACCTCAAATGTTGGAATTTGTTCAATATTTGCTTGGATGATATTTCCTTGAAGATTGCGAAGATATTTTACTCCAATATCTCCCGCATCACATGCAATTTCAGTCCAGTCAAAGTCACGAAAAACCATTTTTTCCATAGGAACCTTTTTTACTGTTGTTGTTTTTCTTGAAGCATCATAGTGCCTCTCCTCCCTGTATCCACAAACCCATCCAGCAGCTCTTGCTTTTATACGCCAGAAGGGCAAATAAATTGGAAATATCTCAGTTATTTCAGCAACTTTTTTAAGATCCCTTGCCTTCAATTTTTTTCCAAACCATTCATGGAGAAGAGATATTGCTGTGTCTTTTTTAACATTATTTGCAAACATAACAGTATAAACACCCTCATCTCCCTCAATCCATATCACCGCATTGCAATATTTGCATGAGATAACTTTTTTTCCTTCCTCAACATCAAGGGCGCCTCCGCACGAGGGGCATGAAATTCCAATTGATATTTCCATTTTTCACCTCACATATTTTTTGCTACCATATATGAAGCAAGGAATAGCAGAGGGGCTGTTACAGCCATTCCAATTAGCCCATATTTCAATTTCCAGAAAGCTGAAATAATGCCATAAACCAAGAATAAAAAGAAGCCAATGAAAGCAACCGCAACATAAGGAAAGCTTTCTCTTGTTGGAAATTTCTCGCAGAATACTTGGCCAGAAGAAGCATCTATTACAACATTGTAAATATTTCCTTTATAATCATATTCAATATACCATATTGGGAAAAATACTAAAGCTTGCTCTTTTGCTTTTCCAGGAAGATTGTTTAAGTAAGCATCCATTCCTAAATCTGGCTGTATTAAATTTATTTTTGGGTCAATTTTATAATTCTGATCAAATATTTTCATGTCTCCCGCTGGTATTTTCAATGCATGCATTCCAGGCAAACTCGTGGATTTTGCTGGCTCGAAATAAATAACTTCTTTCCCATCAACATCTCTCTTAAACATGTATAGAGGAAAATACTGGGGCATCATTTTCACTATTTTTGCCTCGCTTTCCAAATCCTTTGCCATTGCAGAGCCAGCACTCCATCTCTTAAATATGCCCCTTGCCTCATTTTCATCTGTTTTGAGTTCAACTATGTAAAAGAAGCCAACACCGCTTTTATCTATATACATCTGCGAGTCACAGTATTCGCATTTAGCAAACTTTGTGCCAGCATCTATTTCAATGCTTGCCCCACATTTCTGACACTTTATCTTTGCCATATTTTACACACTCTTCCCGCAATTTGGGCAAAACTTTGAATTTGCTGGAATATCAGCATTGCAATTCTGGCATTTTTTGCTTCCTAGAGCAGCTCCACAATTTGAGCAAAACTTTGCATCAGCGGGCAAAGATGCTTTACAGTTGGGGCATTCAATCTTCTCCTGCCTTGCCCCACAGCTCGGACAAAACTTTGCATCAGCTGGAATTATTGCACCGCACTTTACACATGCCTTGCTCGGCTGTTGGGGCTGCTGGGGTTGCGCCGCTTGGGCTGCCTGCGCCATGCTCCCAATCATTGCATAGCCCGCTCCTATGCCAGCGCCTATGCCAACGCCTGCGCCTGCTGCACCGCTTGGGTTTTGGGCTGCTTCTCTCATTGCCTGCCCTGTTTGATACTGCAAGTAGTTTGCTCCTAAAACCTGCATGCTTGCTCTTGTATCGACTGCTTTTTGAACTTCTTCTGGGAGATTTATGTATAAGCCTGATACCTTATTTATTTCAATTCCATACATTCCAAAGTGGTCTTTTGATTTTTCAAGAACAATCTGCTCTATGTTTGTTAAATTTGGGGCAAGTTCTGTTACTCCCATTCCCTTCTCCTTTAAATGACCTATTGCATCATATACAAGCAAAACCATCTGCTCCTTTATTCTTTCCTCTACTTCCTCACTTGTCTGATAATTAAGTGTGCCTACAAACTGATTAATAAAATTCACTGGGTCATGCACTTTATAGCGAAATTCTCCAAATACACGCAAATTTACAATTCCAAATTCCTTATCCTTAAATTGATATGGCTGTTTGCTTCCAAATTTACCATCAAAAACCTTCTTCTGTATATAATATACTTCTGCCTGCTGTTTTACTCCTGATAAAGCTCTTATAAGTCCTCCTAAAATTGGGGCATTCTGGCTTGTTAATGCATATCTATCTGGCTTATCCAAATATGCAAGAACCTTTCCATCTCTATAAAATACTGCTATTTCATCCTCTCTTACAACTATGTTATCATTTAAGCGTATATTCCTTGGAACCTTCCACATTATGAAATTTCTTTTATATGCATCGTCCCATGCAATTGTCATTGCCCCTATTATTCCTTCCTTGCCTCCTGCTGTTGCATCAGTCCTTTTACTTCCTCCAAATAACATTTTACACCTCTATTCCTGTAATATAAACCATTCGATTTTTAAATGTTT
The Thermoplasmatales archaeon genome window above contains:
- a CDS encoding zinc ribbon domain-containing protein — protein: MAKIKCQKCGASIEIDAGTKFAKCEYCDSQMYIDKSGVGFFYIVELKTDENEARGIFKRWSAGSAMAKDLESEAKIVKMMPQYFPLYMFKRDVDGKEVIYFEPAKSTSLPGMHALKIPAGDMKIFDQNYKIDPKINLIQPDLGMDAYLNNLPGKAKEQALVFFPIWYIEYDYKGNIYNVVIDASSGQVFCEKFPTRESFPYVAVAFIGFFLFLVYGIISAFWKLKYGLIGMAVTAPLLFLASYMVAKNM
- a CDS encoding SPFH domain-containing protein, giving the protein MLFGGSKRTDATAGGKEGIIGAMTIAWDDAYKRNFIMWKVPRNIRLNDNIVVREDEIAVFYRDGKVLAYLDKPDRYALTSQNAPILGGLIRALSGVKQQAEVYYIQKKVFDGKFGSKQPYQFKDKEFGIVNLRVFGEFRYKVHDPVNFINQFVGTLNYQTSEEVEERIKEQMVLLVYDAIGHLKEKGMGVTELAPNLTNIEQIVLEKSKDHFGMYGIEINKVSGLYINLPEEVQKAVDTRASMQVLGANYLQYQTGQAMREAAQNPSGAAGAGVGIGAGIGAGYAMIGSMAQAAQAAQPQQPQQPSKACVKCGAIIPADAKFCPSCGARQEKIECPNCKASLPADAKFCSNCGAALGSKKCQNCNADIPANSKFCPNCGKSV